The following coding sequences are from one Bacteroidales bacterium window:
- a CDS encoding RagB/SusD family nutrient uptake outer membrane protein, producing the protein MKRSAYTLVFLFLAALTNSCDDYLDTYPGDKYDDATVWKNTSLIESFLFGIYNGVPYPHTWLSNASLVDESVPIQNDGIMDRVLQSNMTPEEPGAFKPNWAACMDGWWWNYAYGNIRSCNLFFEKIHLAENTPAAYREQMVDEVHFLRAYFYYVLMAQYGGVPLIDYVVNIGDNYNIPRNTFEETINFILADLDAALADNRLAGQTDKTRATTGAVYALKSRVLLYAASELHHNTSWSSGYSHPELIGYIGGNRTQLYQQAKEAAEMVMGMGYSLYNENPDPSANFQELFLAISSNEQIFITRLDKVNTYWAMDWVAWFNGTPSYGGYGLNQVTANMANSFENLDGSKFNFGLQAADPFSNRDPRFNASILHHGSPWYHNANDVVTLDTIDITKGTGIDYKQGNSTGYYLKKFISPSQNDHYQGTPQPQPYIQLRYAEVLLNYAEACLGLGEETNARQAMNLIRQRAGMPDIPASETGQVLIDHYRNERKVELGFEVQRFFDVRRWMIAPEAYGEAYGIQYDGSEYSQFTYETHAWNDRNYLVPILYEEMQKNTALIQNPGY; encoded by the coding sequence ATGAAACGTTCTGCATACACACTGGTATTCCTTTTTTTAGCTGCCCTTACCAATTCCTGCGATGACTATCTCGACACCTATCCCGGTGATAAATATGATGATGCCACGGTTTGGAAAAATACAAGCCTGATTGAAAGTTTCCTGTTTGGTATCTATAATGGAGTCCCCTATCCTCATACCTGGCTCTCCAACGCGTCGCTTGTGGATGAAAGTGTTCCCATTCAGAATGACGGGATTATGGACCGTGTCCTTCAATCGAATATGACCCCGGAGGAGCCCGGGGCATTCAAACCCAACTGGGCAGCTTGTATGGACGGATGGTGGTGGAATTATGCATACGGCAATATAAGGTCGTGTAACCTGTTTTTTGAAAAAATTCATCTTGCTGAGAATACCCCTGCTGCTTACCGGGAGCAGATGGTTGATGAAGTCCATTTTCTCAGGGCCTATTTTTATTATGTGTTGATGGCACAATACGGTGGGGTACCCCTTATTGATTATGTGGTAAACATAGGAGACAATTATAATATTCCAAGGAATACATTTGAAGAAACCATCAATTTCATACTGGCAGACCTGGATGCCGCATTGGCCGACAACAGGCTGGCAGGGCAAACTGATAAAACAAGGGCCACCACCGGTGCAGTGTATGCGCTGAAATCAAGGGTTCTGCTTTATGCTGCCAGTGAACTGCACCATAACACATCATGGTCATCGGGTTACTCACATCCGGAATTAATCGGGTATATAGGAGGCAACAGGACTCAGTTATACCAGCAGGCCAAGGAAGCCGCTGAGATGGTGATGGGAATGGGTTATTCGCTTTATAACGAAAATCCTGATCCATCGGCCAATTTCCAGGAGCTGTTTCTTGCCATATCGTCAAACGAACAGATATTCATTACAAGGCTTGATAAGGTCAATACATACTGGGCGATGGATTGGGTGGCATGGTTCAATGGCACGCCATCGTATGGAGGGTATGGTTTGAACCAGGTAACAGCCAATATGGCCAATTCCTTTGAGAACCTTGATGGTTCAAAATTCAATTTCGGGTTGCAGGCTGCCGATCCCTTTTCAAACCGCGATCCCCGGTTTAATGCTTCCATCCTGCACCATGGTTCACCCTGGTATCACAATGCAAATGATGTGGTAACACTGGATACCATTGATATTACCAAGGGAACCGGAATTGATTATAAACAGGGCAATTCGACCGGTTATTATCTAAAAAAGTTCATATCTCCCTCGCAAAACGACCATTACCAGGGAACACCACAACCCCAGCCTTATATCCAGTTAAGGTATGCAGAAGTTTTGCTCAATTATGCAGAGGCCTGCCTAGGGCTGGGTGAGGAAACAAATGCCCGCCAGGCAATGAACCTTATAAGACAACGGGCAGGCATGCCTGATATACCGGCGTCGGAAACAGGCCAGGTCCTGATTGATCATTACCGGAACGAAAGGAAAGTTGAATTAGGATTTGAAGTCCAGCGCTTCTTTGATGTGAGAAGGTGGATGATAGCGCCTGAGGCATATGGAGAGGCATATGGAATTCAGTATGATGGCTCGGAATATTCACAGTTTACCTATGAAACCCACGCATGGAATGACAGGAATTACCTCGTTCCCATATTATATGAAGAAATGCAGAAGAATACAGCTTTAATTCAAAACCCGGGATACTGA
- a CDS encoding glycoside hydrolase family 2 TIM barrel-domain containing protein has translation MKLLSLLPACFIFLTACSSNYSVDTNPGELFDSGWKFHRGDIPGAERNETGVEEWRSVNLPHDWSIENIPGTESPFDSTVENGVASGFTRGGTGWYRKHFRLENADKDKTIRLLFDGVYMNSDIWINGHHAGGNFYGYSGFPVDITPYARFGEDNVVAVKVENNSVKCRWYSGSGIYRHVWLTRSGRISFSRGDIQVITPLVSEKQALVRIKGNLANDNTVKGKARIQLVLLSKNNHKIALATVSAEIEANRNIEITHDFIIKNPALWSVDSPTLYKLVVKVSEGKNHDEYAQDFGIRKIEYNAKDGLLLNGKPVKLKGGCIHHDNGALGACAYDRAEERKIELLKSAGFNCIRFAHNPPSPAILDACDRLGMLAIDESFDVWKYGHFEGDYSAKFDSLWKKDIEYMVRRDRNHPSVIMWSIGNEIKKSETPEIAETCMKLAGLVKTLDYTRPVTSAVNNISVAKDTFFSYLDIGGYNYAPFLYEADHERVPDRIMYGSESFAWQAYDYWKQVEDHPWVIGDFVWTAFDYIGEASIGWRGYPQEQNFYPWNLAWCGDIDITGHRRPQSYYRQTLWDSHPVTALFVEPPETSFPVNPNKADWSVWDWPDVVQHWNFEGYEGKALNVSVYTSATEAELFLNGKSLGRKQKTAADKNRLIWQVPYSKGILSAIGYTDGKKDSEAILETAYPVQSIEMRADRSQILANSQDLAFIDIELQDEEGRINPGSDRLIHFDVSGSGTLLAVANANPMSTESFQLPQRMTWRGRCQVIVKAGFDPGIIKVKASSKGLPEKVIEIRVK, from the coding sequence ATGAAATTACTCTCTCTTTTACCTGCTTGTTTTATTTTTCTGACTGCCTGCAGTTCCAACTATTCAGTTGATACTAACCCGGGTGAACTATTTGATTCGGGCTGGAAATTCCATCGCGGTGACATCCCTGGAGCTGAACGGAACGAAACCGGTGTCGAAGAATGGCGGAGCGTGAATTTGCCGCATGACTGGAGTATTGAAAATATCCCTGGGACAGAAAGCCCGTTTGATTCAACCGTTGAAAACGGTGTGGCCAGCGGGTTCACCAGGGGAGGAACAGGCTGGTACAGGAAGCATTTCAGGCTTGAAAATGCCGATAAGGACAAAACAATCCGGCTCTTATTTGACGGGGTTTATATGAACTCTGACATATGGATAAATGGTCATCATGCCGGTGGTAATTTTTATGGTTATTCAGGCTTTCCCGTTGATATCACCCCTTATGCCAGGTTTGGCGAAGATAATGTGGTGGCTGTAAAGGTGGAAAACAATTCGGTGAAATGCCGCTGGTACTCCGGATCAGGCATATACAGGCATGTGTGGCTTACCAGGTCCGGTAGAATAAGTTTCAGTCGGGGCGACATCCAGGTTATCACTCCGCTTGTGTCAGAAAAGCAGGCGCTGGTAAGAATCAAGGGAAATCTTGCTAATGACAATACAGTTAAAGGTAAAGCCCGGATTCAGCTTGTACTGTTGAGTAAAAACAATCATAAAATAGCATTGGCAACAGTTTCTGCTGAAATCGAAGCCAACCGGAATATCGAAATAACACATGACTTTATTATAAAAAATCCTGCTTTGTGGAGCGTAGATTCCCCAACACTATACAAACTGGTTGTAAAAGTATCAGAAGGGAAAAATCACGACGAATACGCACAGGATTTCGGAATACGAAAAATAGAATACAACGCGAAAGACGGGTTGCTTTTAAACGGTAAGCCGGTGAAGCTGAAAGGCGGTTGCATACACCATGATAATGGTGCGTTGGGAGCATGCGCATATGACCGTGCTGAAGAAAGGAAGATAGAGTTGCTGAAATCGGCTGGTTTTAACTGCATTCGGTTTGCGCACAACCCTCCTTCTCCGGCAATCCTGGATGCATGCGACCGACTGGGCATGCTGGCTATCGATGAATCATTTGATGTATGGAAATACGGGCATTTTGAAGGTGATTATTCGGCGAAATTCGATTCGTTATGGAAGAAGGACATTGAATACATGGTTCGCCGTGATAGGAATCACCCCTCTGTAATTATGTGGAGCATCGGAAACGAAATAAAAAAATCTGAGACGCCTGAGATTGCAGAAACTTGTATGAAACTTGCCGGACTGGTTAAAACGCTTGATTATACCCGGCCTGTCACTTCTGCTGTTAACAATATAAGTGTAGCCAAGGACACGTTTTTCTCATACCTCGATATAGGCGGATACAATTATGCACCCTTCCTGTATGAAGCTGACCATGAAAGGGTTCCCGACAGGATCATGTATGGTTCCGAATCGTTTGCATGGCAGGCATATGACTACTGGAAACAGGTAGAGGACCATCCCTGGGTGATTGGTGATTTTGTATGGACTGCTTTTGACTATATTGGTGAAGCTTCAATAGGCTGGAGAGGCTATCCCCAGGAACAAAACTTCTATCCATGGAACCTGGCATGGTGTGGCGACATTGATATTACCGGACATAGAAGGCCGCAATCATATTATCGTCAAACCTTGTGGGATTCACATCCTGTAACAGCCCTGTTTGTAGAACCTCCTGAAACCTCCTTTCCGGTGAACCCAAATAAAGCTGACTGGAGTGTGTGGGATTGGCCAGATGTGGTCCAACACTGGAATTTCGAAGGTTATGAAGGGAAAGCGCTTAATGTATCCGTATATACCTCCGCGACGGAAGCGGAACTCTTCCTCAACGGAAAATCACTGGGAAGAAAACAAAAAACTGCGGCGGACAAAAACCGACTTATATGGCAGGTACCCTATTCAAAAGGAATACTTTCAGCCATTGGATATACTGATGGTAAAAAAGATTCTGAAGCTATTCTGGAAACAGCGTATCCTGTTCAATCCATTGAAATGAGGGCTGACCGTTCACAGATATTAGCTAATTCCCAGGACCTGGCATTTATCGATATTGAGCTGCAGGATGAAGAAGGCAGAATAAATCCGGGTTCTGACCGGTTAATCCATTTTGATGTTTCCGGTTCGGGCACTTTGCTCGCAGTGGCCAATGCAAACCCCATGAGCACTGAAAGCTTTCAGCTGCCCCAGCGAATGACCTGGAGGGGCAGGTGCCAGGTAATCGTTAAAGCCGGCTTTGACCCCGGAATCATTAAAGTAAAAGCCTCATCGAAGGGTTTGCCTGAAAAAGTAATAGAAATCAGGGTGAAATGA
- a CDS encoding right-handed parallel beta-helix repeat-containing protein: MKICLYIIGTALLIPLIMACNRPRTTNYYFNPETGNDTLNPGTSPDLPFRSVAKLADLKLNPGDSVLLKSGAEFNEPVYVHCSGNQRQPIVIGKYGGKEMPRIKTRGHSPQAVHIFNSEHIYIRDLDISNKGDTKVTGLTGILVELKEFGTAHNVTLDNLYVHDVTGSVATDSTGGGSGIMIRNYRDNVEEPFLSRYDGLLVQNCLVKNCSRDGILMWGNWIRSKWYPSLNVVIRNNVLEGVPGYGIVPVGCLKPLIEYNVMKDCPDIMPHDAIADGIWPWACDSALIQFNTVSDMSGSVDGYGFDSDYDCKGSIFQYNLSYNNQGGFLLICNPGGWPPDWCTGNTGTIIRYNISINDGIREKRVDAHGQPYFSPVINITGPVKNTLIEKNLFILPKKKNSSIDRTLVHFTDWRGYADNTSFRNNYILSEEILIAWKPTKSTNSIAENNLFTGNLSADTEGFREMQNLFSSKAWFDSRDPGWKILVSFIEDKAVTINGNEIKVRDLLFLENSNYNSNKAF, from the coding sequence ATGAAGATCTGTCTTTACATCATAGGAACTGCGTTGCTTATCCCTTTAATTATGGCTTGCAACAGACCCCGGACAACAAATTATTACTTTAACCCGGAAACAGGAAATGACACCCTTAACCCGGGTACCTCACCTGACTTGCCTTTCAGATCGGTGGCTAAATTAGCGGATCTGAAACTGAATCCCGGTGACAGCGTTTTGCTCAAATCGGGTGCTGAATTTAACGAGCCGGTCTATGTACATTGTTCAGGAAATCAAAGACAACCCATAGTTATAGGTAAATACGGCGGCAAGGAAATGCCGAGAATCAAAACAAGAGGTCATTCACCGCAAGCCGTACATATTTTTAATTCAGAACATATATACATCAGGGATCTTGACATTTCGAACAAAGGAGACACCAAGGTGACAGGATTAACGGGCATCCTGGTTGAATTAAAAGAGTTCGGTACAGCACATAACGTTACCCTCGATAACCTATATGTACATGATGTCACTGGCAGCGTGGCTACCGACAGTACGGGAGGCGGATCTGGAATAATGATCAGGAATTACCGGGATAATGTGGAAGAACCTTTCCTTTCAAGGTATGACGGACTGCTTGTACAAAATTGCCTGGTAAAGAATTGCTCCCGCGATGGAATACTGATGTGGGGAAACTGGATCAGGAGCAAATGGTATCCCAGTCTTAACGTGGTTATCAGGAACAATGTGCTGGAAGGGGTCCCGGGTTACGGGATTGTTCCTGTCGGTTGCCTGAAACCGCTTATAGAATACAATGTAATGAAAGACTGCCCGGATATTATGCCTCACGATGCCATCGCTGATGGTATTTGGCCATGGGCTTGCGACAGTGCCCTTATCCAGTTCAACACTGTAAGTGATATGAGCGGCAGTGTGGACGGGTATGGGTTCGATTCGGATTACGACTGCAAAGGCAGCATTTTTCAGTACAACCTCAGTTATAATAACCAGGGAGGTTTTTTGCTTATCTGCAACCCCGGGGGATGGCCGCCTGACTGGTGTACTGGCAATACAGGCACCATTATCCGCTATAACATAAGTATCAATGACGGAATTCGTGAAAAAAGAGTGGATGCCCATGGCCAGCCTTACTTTTCTCCGGTGATAAATATAACAGGGCCTGTGAAAAATACCCTTATTGAAAAGAACCTTTTTATCCTGCCGAAAAAGAAAAATTCTTCCATTGACCGCACACTGGTTCACTTTACTGATTGGCGGGGTTACGCAGATAATACATCGTTCCGAAACAATTATATACTGTCTGAAGAAATCCTAATTGCATGGAAACCCACAAAATCGACTAACAGTATAGCCGAAAACAACCTGTTTACAGGGAATCTGTCAGCCGATACCGAAGGTTTTCGAGAGATGCAAAACCTGTTCTCTTCCAAAGCCTGGTTTGACAGCAGAGACCCCGGCTGGAAAATACTGGTCAGTTTCATTGAAGATAAGGCTGTTACGATAAACGGGAATGAAATAAAGGTCCGGGATTTACTTTTCCTTGAAAATTCAAATTACAATTCAAATAAAGCTTTTTGA
- a CDS encoding T9SS type A sorting domain-containing protein has protein sequence MKKTLLFIVCALFTGSWAFSQELIHNGDFSLPDDSRKYELIDSIPYWRSDDITDENSGRTFDDQNENEPVCWHWDGAKSIYQVIGTVPSVKTDYTFSFDATCMYSWWSNDYNTDLYVIFSSFAGTDTASRVSMDTLTFVFNCDDSLWFTYETLDSIFTIEADNEKAGENLVFEIDIYNSRDFGYGESYTYLYYDNVSVVASTPVKTSNIKADDINVYVTPGMLNVDAGTTIESANVFDLTGRVVINSKPNSSRLQFNTETLNHGVYVVKIKSGGKTLTQKVVL, from the coding sequence ATGAAGAAAACTCTACTTTTTATTGTTTGTGCCTTGTTTACAGGCTCATGGGCATTCAGCCAGGAATTGATCCACAATGGGGATTTCAGTCTGCCTGACGATTCCCGGAAATATGAACTGATTGATTCAATACCCTACTGGAGATCGGATGATATTACCGATGAAAACAGCGGAAGAACATTCGATGATCAGAATGAAAACGAACCTGTTTGCTGGCACTGGGACGGAGCTAAGAGCATTTACCAGGTTATCGGAACTGTTCCATCCGTTAAAACCGATTACACTTTCAGTTTTGATGCAACCTGCATGTATTCATGGTGGTCAAACGATTACAATACGGATCTTTACGTGATATTCAGCTCTTTTGCCGGTACAGATACTGCATCAAGAGTGAGTATGGATACCCTTACATTCGTATTTAACTGCGATGATTCCCTCTGGTTTACCTATGAAACCCTTGACAGTATTTTTACAATTGAAGCAGACAATGAGAAAGCAGGCGAAAATCTTGTTTTCGAAATTGACATTTACAATTCAAGGGATTTTGGTTATGGTGAATCGTATACTTACCTGTATTATGACAATGTAAGTGTGGTTGCCTCAACACCGGTGAAAACCAGCAATATTAAAGCAGATGACATCAATGTATATGTTACCCCGGGTATGCTCAATGTAGATGCCGGTACAACAATTGAATCGGCCAATGTATTTGACCTTACTGGCCGGGTAGTGATCAACTCAAAACCAAATAGTTCAAGACTTCAATTCAACACAGAGACCCTGAATCATGGGGTTTATGTTGTTAAAATAAAATCAGGAGGAAAAACACTAACGCAAAAGGTTGTTCTTTAG
- a CDS encoding sigma-70 family RNA polymerase sigma factor — protein sequence MNHVKEGHLAELSELFERYHVRMYNFMLKLTLDRTASEDLTQTLFYRIIKYRHTFKDQHTFKSWIFQLARNIHADYCKKQKKQNDRYLQVEQVDHNVSDVENDFNEDDFANLDKAMSRLAPDQKELLVLSRYQGLKYSEISEISNLSVPAIKVQVHRAIKQLRNIYFKIS from the coding sequence ATGAATCACGTGAAGGAAGGCCATCTGGCTGAACTTTCGGAGCTCTTTGAAAGGTATCATGTGCGCATGTACAATTTCATGCTGAAACTTACGCTTGACAGAACGGCCAGTGAAGACCTGACACAAACGTTGTTTTACAGGATCATTAAATACAGGCATACTTTTAAGGACCAGCATACATTCAAATCGTGGATATTTCAGCTGGCGCGGAACATTCATGCCGATTACTGCAAAAAGCAGAAGAAACAAAATGACCGGTATTTGCAGGTTGAGCAGGTTGATCACAATGTTTCCGATGTTGAAAATGATTTCAACGAAGATGATTTCGCCAATCTGGATAAAGCAATGTCACGACTGGCCCCCGATCAGAAAGAGCTCCTTGTGCTCAGCCGGTACCAGGGTCTGAAGTACAGCGAGATTTCTGAAATCAGCAACCTGTCGGTTCCGGCCATTAAAGTCCAGGTTCACAGGGCCATTAAACAACTGAGGAATATATATTTTAAAATAAGCTAA
- a CDS encoding zf-HC2 domain-containing protein — protein sequence MKCEEIENLLIDYLDNQLDQSQRADVDKHIANCERCSDELKDLKEVLEKMDTEKMELPAETLKINFYHMLHAEIEKAPQVRHLNIRLFLRIAAAIALFLAGSFTSALFMNHGKGRTTEIAQLRSEMNDMKKLVMLNMLKDESASQRIQAVSYTDGLSGPDPQVLNALTKTLNQDKNINVRMAAAYSLAKFASVQAVRDTLVESLGKQTEPIIQVVLMNILVDMKEPKAVPSMQRIVSDEKTLKEVKAVAQKSINVLL from the coding sequence ATGAAATGTGAAGAAATAGAAAACCTGTTGATCGACTACCTGGATAACCAGCTGGATCAATCACAGAGGGCTGATGTAGACAAACACATTGCGAACTGCGAAAGATGTTCGGATGAGCTGAAAGACCTAAAGGAAGTCCTGGAGAAAATGGATACAGAAAAAATGGAACTTCCCGCTGAAACGCTGAAGATCAATTTCTATCACATGCTGCATGCTGAAATAGAAAAGGCACCTCAAGTCAGGCACCTGAATATCCGGCTATTTTTGAGAATAGCCGCTGCCATTGCACTTTTCCTGGCAGGCTCGTTCACTTCTGCTCTTTTCATGAACCATGGTAAAGGCCGTACTACAGAGATAGCCCAGCTACGTTCTGAAATGAATGATATGAAGAAGCTTGTTATGCTGAATATGCTTAAAGATGAATCAGCCAGTCAGCGTATACAGGCAGTAAGCTACACCGATGGACTCAGTGGGCCCGATCCCCAGGTGCTGAATGCTCTTACAAAAACACTGAACCAGGATAAAAACATAAACGTACGCATGGCTGCCGCTTATTCTCTTGCAAAGTTTGCATCCGTGCAGGCGGTGAGGGATACCCTGGTCGAGTCACTGGGTAAGCAAACCGAACCGATTATTCAGGTAGTACTCATGAACATCCTGGTGGATATGAAGGAACCAAAAGCTGTACCCTCCATGCAGAGGATTGTTTCGGATGAAAAAACGCTGAAGGAAGTAAAAGCTGTGGCACAAAAGAGTATCAACGTGCTGCTTTAA
- a CDS encoding DUF4097 family beta strand repeat-containing protein encodes MKTTILLSTIIIVLYSPLYSQDYKIPASNSTDASLVLDGFSGQLTIEGYSGNEIVIGPADRTETPERAKGLKPVYSGGVDNTGLGLKLDKDGNKISIKCLLPFTNQKDFTLKVPENMALKITSECQNSNDVVVSKMKNEIEIQICHSIKLDQVSGPLVLSTISGDIDITFGTINSQKPFAINSVSGEIDITMPSKFAADIEMNSVTGSMYSDFDFSNTDKDVKQVGGNNLEYKLNGGGVKFSIVSVSGNIYLRKGA; translated from the coding sequence ATGAAAACCACTATATTATTAAGTACCATTATTATTGTCCTTTACAGTCCGTTATATTCACAGGACTATAAGATTCCGGCTTCAAACAGTACCGATGCATCCCTTGTTCTCGACGGGTTCAGCGGACAGCTCACCATTGAAGGCTATTCAGGAAACGAGATAGTGATAGGCCCGGCCGACAGAACTGAAACGCCAGAAAGAGCCAAAGGTCTGAAGCCTGTTTATTCAGGCGGGGTGGATAACACAGGACTAGGCTTGAAACTGGATAAGGATGGGAACAAAATCAGCATAAAATGCCTGTTGCCATTTACCAATCAGAAAGATTTCACTTTGAAAGTTCCTGAAAATATGGCATTGAAAATTACAAGCGAGTGTCAGAACAGCAATGATGTTGTCGTTAGCAAAATGAAAAATGAAATTGAAATCCAGATATGTCATTCAATAAAACTGGATCAGGTTTCAGGACCGCTGGTTCTGTCCACGATAAGTGGCGATATCGACATCACATTCGGCACCATTAATTCACAGAAGCCTTTTGCCATAAACTCGGTGAGCGGTGAGATTGATATCACAATGCCTTCGAAATTTGCAGCTGATATTGAAATGAACTCTGTTACAGGAAGCATGTATTCGGATTTTGATTTCAGCAATACAGACAAAGATGTAAAGCAGGTGGGCGGAAATAACCTTGAATACAAGCTGAATGGCGGAGGTGTGAAATTCAGTATCGTTTCTGTTAGCGGAAATATTTACCTGAGAAAAGGAGCATAA
- a CDS encoding DUF1801 domain-containing protein, translated as MATNKTIENQTSVLDYLKTIPDEKKRMDCAVIIDLITQKTGIQPKMWGKSIVGFGSYHYQYESGHSGDAPLAGLAGRSNAITFYVGDFENKEVLLTRLGKFKAGKGCIYVQKLEDVNKEVLIEIISNSMNRRN; from the coding sequence ATGGCTACCAACAAAACAATTGAAAACCAGACGAGTGTATTAGACTATCTGAAAACCATACCGGATGAAAAAAAACGTATGGACTGTGCTGTAATCATTGATTTAATAACACAAAAGACCGGTATACAGCCAAAAATGTGGGGGAAAAGCATTGTAGGATTTGGTTCGTACCACTACCAGTATGAAAGCGGGCATTCAGGTGACGCTCCTTTGGCGGGACTAGCCGGCAGATCAAATGCAATTACGTTTTATGTGGGCGATTTCGAAAATAAGGAAGTCTTGCTGACGAGGCTTGGAAAATTCAAGGCAGGCAAGGGATGCATCTATGTACAAAAACTTGAGGATGTTAATAAAGAAGTATTGATTGAAATAATCAGCAATTCAATGAACAGGCGTAATTGA